GTAGTTTGGAGCAATCAAAAATTCGCGAAAAAAGAAATGCGGGTGTACGTTTCTCGCTCGCCCGCAATGGCCAGTACTTTAGTAATCTTGCTATTTGGGTTGGCAAAGGGCGCGAACGCTCTGAAAAGAAAATCAATCTTACTACCGCACAGGGGAAGTTCCTCTATAATTTACCATTCCCCGATGGTGAACATCTGTCTCTTGAAGAGATTCGGGTAAAAGCCGGTGTTGAACCGGAGCATTTGCCCGAAATCAAAGACCTGGTTGAAGATCTCATTCAATACAAAGTTATTGAAGTTATTGGCTGAGGAAGTAGTTGAAAAAATTCCCGGTGTCCAAAACTTTTTCTTAAAAAGATGTAGTTTTTCTCGTTTCGTTGCGACCAACAAAGTGAAACAAAAAAATGAAAGTGCTGAGATCAAAGAAAAAGGAATTCAGTGAATTGATCGAAAAACACCAGGCGATCATTCATAAAGTAACAATGGTTTATACCAATGGGCCGGCCGACCGCGAAGACCTTTTTCAGGAAATCTGCCTGCAGCTATGGAGATCGTATCCAAATTTCAGGGAAGAAGCAAAATTCACCACCTGGATGTACCGGGTAGCATTGAATACAGCAATCAGCGATGTGCGGAAAAAGAATAAGGATCTTCATTTTGAACAGCTGCGCGACAACGATCGTATGGAAACAGAACCTTCTGACGAGAAGGAACAGATGAGACTACTGTACCGGGCTATTTCTAAACTCAACCGGATTGACAAAGCGCTAATTCTGCTTTGGCTCGAAGAAAAAAGTTACGACGAGATAGCAGCGATTATGGGGACAACTAAAGGCAATGTAAGCGTGAAACTGGTGCGCATAAAGCGGAAGCTGGAAGAACTGGTTTCAGAAACAGAAAAGCAAGAGTAATGAACAAAAACGACGAAAAATTAAAAGCCATGTGGAACAAAGCAGAAACCCTGATGGAAGCTTCGGATTACAAAAGCTCGTCCATCGAACAATTTATTTCGGGACGCTCGAACGATACAACACAAAAAATAAAGAATATAATTATTTTAGATCTGGTTTTGAAAGCACTCGCACTATGCGTGCTGGCCATAGACTTTGTTCTTTATTTTGGTACTACCAACGTAATGTCAGTTACGGTTGCAGGAATGGTATTACTTATTCCTTTAATTTTCATGCAATACAAAATGTTGAACCGCTTTTCCGAGGCGGCTGACAACGGACAAAACACTCGCGACAAGCTGGCTTACATGCTCACTTACCTAAAAACAAAGTTCTTTACTACTCTACTTTCCGTATCGGGCACTTACCTCTTTGGTTTTATCGCCGGATCGTTGGTTTATTTTTACACTGCCTACGGTTATGTGCGACCGCTCGACGGTGTAGATTTTGTGGTATTTCTAACTTTTATCCTTATAGGTATTGCTTTTAACTTCTTTGTTAACCAGGGACAGGTAAAATACCACATTAAACACCTCGAAATCTGTTTGAATGATCTAAATGACAAAAACCTGGAACTGGTTTCTGAAAACATTGAACTACAACGAAAACGCGACCGGACCAATAAAATACTGTTGGCATTGGTTCTTGTTATCGGAATTCTACTGCTTGTTATTGTATTTAAAAACATCGGTTTTATTGTCAAATAAACCGAACGAGGAACAGTGAACGTACTGTTTATCAACCAAAAATTTACTGCCATGAAAACAATAAAAACCATAAGTTGGCTATTGCTGTCTACTTTTTTATGGATAGCAGCAGCCGGCCAGAGCGTAAACGACCTGCCGAAAAAAATGACTTACGCCGTTGAGATAGGCGGTGTACTGTGCGGCTATTCTGAAATAACCATACCCCCTACTGAAAAAGATGGCCGGGAATTATTAAGCGTAAATACAGAAGCGCTCGTAAAACAGCGTGCACTGGGCGGAAATGTGGAGTTAATCATAACAGAGAATGTATTAATTACACCTGAAACAAAACTCCCCGTTTTTGTTGAACAGCGTTTTAAAACCAGAGCCGAGATCTACTCGTGTGCCACATTTAACAACGATGTTGCGTATTACACTTCCGTTGAAGGAGGAGAACCTCGGGAAATCCAATTACCCCATGATGTAATTTTGGAGAATACACTCTCCTACCCCCATTTAATGAACGATTTTATTCAGGGAAATGCAGCAACAAAAGAATACAGGGTTTTCGATATCCAGAGTGGGGATATAATATCGAAAACCTATAAAAGGATCGGGGAAGAAAAACTGGAACTGGCGGGAGCCAATTATAATACAATTGTATTAGAAGAATTCAATCATCAAACAGGTATTACTGCAAAAATCTGGCTGAATAAAGAAAACAGTAGCGCGTTAAAAACCAAAGGCTCTAACCGGCTCATTTACCTTGCCAACGAATCCATAAAAAGGAGCATTCAGGTTGTTGATGTCGATAATTTGCTTTTTGCCCGGGTAGATAAAGTTATCGCTAATGTTCACCCTATTTCTTCCATGAGAATTGAAGCAACCATACAATCAGAAGGAGAAGTCATTACAGCGGAGAACTTAAATTTTCCGGGGCAGAAATTCGAAGGAACTGTAAGCAATAATTTAATTGAAGGAGTATTTGAAGTTGACCGACAGCATTACACAGGAGAAAATGCGCCACCTTTTCCACCGAAGTTTTCTGATGTAAAACTAAAGAAATACCTTGAACCGGAAAGACTGATCGAAGCGGATCATCCCGTTTTAATTCAGGAAGCGGAACGTATTACAAAAGATTCAAAAGATGCCTGGGAAGCTGCAGTAAAACTCAGCACATGGGTTGGCGAGAATATTATGGGTGCCATTCCCGGAGGAACATCAGCCATAAATACCTATAATACCCGCGAAGGAGAATGCGGCTCCCATTCGCGATTACTGGCAGCTTTTTGCCGTGCGGTTGGCATTCCGGCTCGACTTTCAATCGGATGCATGTACATTTCGTATGCGGGTGGTTGCTTTTATCAACACGCCTGGACCGAAGTTTATATGGGCGATGCCGGGTGGGTAGCTATTGATGCTACCGCACACGAGTTTGATTTTGTAGATGCCGGACATATCAGGTTGGGAGAAAAAACTTCCTTTAATCCGAAAGCCATGAAAATTCTGGACTATCAAATGGAGAACGCAATGGTTGATAATACCGTTCCTGATGAATACAAGAAATACCTCGGCAATTACCTGTTTGAAGAACGAAACAGCATTTTTAAAATTCTTTATCAAGATGGAAGTCTCGCTGTTGATATTCCCAATGCACAAGTGCTGGCACTTAATCCACCCGATGAAAACGGGGTGCTTTATCCAACGGTATCCAGGCAACTGAATTTTTCTTTCGGAAACGACATCTATGGGAATATTTCTACCATGAAACTGCAACAGGTAATTCCTTTAGGTAAAAAGTTTGAACAGGACAGCATTGGCTCTGAAGTGCCAAACGAAATAAAACCACTTGTCGGAAATTACTGGCTGGCACAGGCACAGGCCGCTTTTAAAGTAATTTATGAAAACGGAATCCTTGCTTTTATAAACCCTTTGACAAATGAAACAGTAAAACTACCGAAACACACTGAATCCGGATTATGGAAAGATGAATTGGGTAAAAATGAAGTGGAGTTTGAAAGAAACGATGCTGATGAAGTGGTAAGAATGCTCTTATATGTTAATGTTTATTTGAAAAAACAAATTGAACTTTAAAAACTGCAGCCATGGAATACAAAGTGCACAAACTAAAAGTTAATATGAATGAAGATAAGCAAATACTTGAGCAATTTTTAAATAATTTGCGTGGCGAAGTAGTGTCTATTGTTCCCAATGTTAAGCCAATCTTCAGGCCAATGGGAGCCACGGCCAAAGTCGATTTCCTGCTAATAATTGAAAAGCTTGTAATTTGACCATCAATTTATTGGCATTTATTTGCTAATTATCTAAAAATAACTACTTTTGCAGTCCAAATTTTGAATCGATCAGGCTCGAATAAGTGAAATCCGATGCGATATCCGCCTGACGGTGTAAACATTAAAAGTATAAATATGTACGCGATTGTTGAAATTGCAGGACAGCAATTCAAAGTAGAAAAAGACAAGAAACTTTTCGTACATCACCTGGATGCAGAAGAAGGTGCATCGGTTGATTTCGACAAAGTATTGCTGGTTGACAACGACGGTAAAGTTGCCGTTGGTACTCCAACCGTAAAAGGTGCTAAAATTACAGCCAAAGTGCTGGAACATGTGAAAGGTGACAAAGTGATCGTATTCAAAAAGAAACGTCGTAAAGGCTATCAAAAAATGAATGGTCACCGTCAGCAGTTTACTCAAATTCAAGTAGAAACCATTGTTGGATAATTTATAAAAAGATTTTACCATGGCTCACAAAAAAGGTGTAGGTAGTTCGAAAAACGGACGCGAATCGGAAAGTAAACGACTGGGAGTAAAAGTATACGGAGGTCAGTTTGCTAAAGCTGGTAATATTATTGTTCGCCAGCGTGGTACTCAACATTTCCCTGGAGACAATGTAGGTATGGGTAAAGACCATACTTTATTTGCATTGACCGACGGAACTGTTGTATTCAGAAAGAAAAGAAATAACCGCTCATACGTATCGGTAGCTCCTGAAGTTGAGGTTGCAGTTGCAGAAGCTCCTGCAAAAGCTGCTCCTAAAAAAGAAGCTGCTCCGGTTGTTGAAGAAGTAAAAGAAGAAGCTCCTAAAGCAGAAGCTAAAGGCGACGATCTTACTAAATTAACTGGTGTAGGACCAAAATTAGCTGAAGTATTAGCCGAAGGTGGTTTTACAACTTACGCTGAGGTTGCTGCAGCATCTGTTGAAGCAATTCAGAAAGTTCTTGAAGAAGCAGGAAGCCGCTACGCTTCAAAAGATCCACAACCATGGATTGAAGAAGCTAAAGGTTTAGCTTAAGATATTGATAAACCAGAGGGTTTAACCTCCCTCAAAGGAAATATGAAACTCCTGTCGTTACCGGCAGGAGTTTTTTTTATGGGCATTTTTGTGTTTTTATTTTAAGGCTTTATCCAAAAAGTCAACCATTATTTTAATCACTTTCGGATCGGAGAAATGACCTCCGCCATGATTTGCTCCAACAATAGCATATCGGGTTGATTCAACACCTGCTGTGCGAAGTGCATTATGCAGTAATACACTTTGGCTTGGAGAAACCAGTGCATCAACTGTACCATGAATTAAAAGAAACGGAGGATCGTTTTTATCCACATAATTCACCGGATTGGATTTAGCGACTACTTCAGGTTTATCAAGAATCGTTAACCCACTGTTTTTACCGTGCACAAACATAGCTTCTGGTGCTTCTTTCGTAAAGTGCGCCTCTTCAGCGTCTTTATCGTAGTCGGCACCAATTTTTGTCAGATCGCTTAATCCATATACAACAATAGCCGCCTGCACATCGCTGCTTTGGTCGAGATTTTCTCCCTCTTCAAACACTTCTTCGCCATTTGTAGTTCCGGTCATTCCGGTTAAATAACCTCCTGCCGATTCTCCCCATACAGCCACTTTCTCGGGATCGATACCATATTTCTGTGCATTGGCACGCATGAACCGTATAGCAGATTTTGTATCTTTTACCGCATCGCTGTATAATCCGTTCGTTGCCACATGATATTCAATACTTGCTACAACATATCCGGCTTTGGCAATTTCGCAGCGGTTGTATAAACTGCTGTTTTTGGGCGCAAACATAAAACCACCACCGGTAAGAAATATAACACACGGATAGTTTTGATCATCTGCCGGTCTGACGATATCCATTTTCATCGACATTGGATTGCCAACAGAATTTTTCGTTTCGTGAAAAATTACGTTTTCAGTTAGCGTAATGTTTTCAGGAACCTCCCTAACCATTTTGGGAGCACCGGAAATATCTTCGAGTACAATACTGGTGCTGTTATCACAAGGTTTTATTTCTTGTGGTATTAACAAACCTCCCATTCCGGGGATAGCTTTTCGTTCTTGTTTTTCTTGTTGAGCAAAAAGAACATTTACAGAGCCAGTTAATGCAATTACTGTTAACAGGAAAAA
This is a stretch of genomic DNA from uncultured Draconibacterium sp.. It encodes these proteins:
- a CDS encoding sigma-70 family RNA polymerase sigma factor, encoding MKVLRSKKKEFSELIEKHQAIIHKVTMVYTNGPADREDLFQEICLQLWRSYPNFREEAKFTTWMYRVALNTAISDVRKKNKDLHFEQLRDNDRMETEPSDEKEQMRLLYRAISKLNRIDKALILLWLEEKSYDEIAAIMGTTKGNVSVKLVRIKRKLEELVSETEKQE
- a CDS encoding transglutaminase-like domain-containing protein, with the protein product MKTIKTISWLLLSTFLWIAAAGQSVNDLPKKMTYAVEIGGVLCGYSEITIPPTEKDGRELLSVNTEALVKQRALGGNVELIITENVLITPETKLPVFVEQRFKTRAEIYSCATFNNDVAYYTSVEGGEPREIQLPHDVILENTLSYPHLMNDFIQGNAATKEYRVFDIQSGDIISKTYKRIGEEKLELAGANYNTIVLEEFNHQTGITAKIWLNKENSSALKTKGSNRLIYLANESIKRSIQVVDVDNLLFARVDKVIANVHPISSMRIEATIQSEGEVITAENLNFPGQKFEGTVSNNLIEGVFEVDRQHYTGENAPPFPPKFSDVKLKKYLEPERLIEADHPVLIQEAERITKDSKDAWEAAVKLSTWVGENIMGAIPGGTSAINTYNTREGECGSHSRLLAAFCRAVGIPARLSIGCMYISYAGGCFYQHAWTEVYMGDAGWVAIDATAHEFDFVDAGHIRLGEKTSFNPKAMKILDYQMENAMVDNTVPDEYKKYLGNYLFEERNSIFKILYQDGSLAVDIPNAQVLALNPPDENGVLYPTVSRQLNFSFGNDIYGNISTMKLQQVIPLGKKFEQDSIGSEVPNEIKPLVGNYWLAQAQAAFKVIYENGILAFINPLTNETVKLPKHTESGLWKDELGKNEVEFERNDADEVVRMLLYVNVYLKKQIEL
- the rplU gene encoding 50S ribosomal protein L21, which codes for MYAIVEIAGQQFKVEKDKKLFVHHLDAEEGASVDFDKVLLVDNDGKVAVGTPTVKGAKITAKVLEHVKGDKVIVFKKKRRKGYQKMNGHRQQFTQIQVETIVG
- a CDS encoding alpha/beta hydrolase — protein: MRRLSFFLLTVIALTGSVNVLFAQQEKQERKAIPGMGGLLIPQEIKPCDNSTSIVLEDISGAPKMVREVPENITLTENVIFHETKNSVGNPMSMKMDIVRPADDQNYPCVIFLTGGGFMFAPKNSSLYNRCEIAKAGYVVASIEYHVATNGLYSDAVKDTKSAIRFMRANAQKYGIDPEKVAVWGESAGGYLTGMTGTTNGEEVFEEGENLDQSSDVQAAIVVYGLSDLTKIGADYDKDAEEAHFTKEAPEAMFVHGKNSGLTILDKPEVVAKSNPVNYVDKNDPPFLLIHGTVDALVSPSQSVLLHNALRTAGVESTRYAIVGANHGGGHFSDPKVIKIMVDFLDKALK